A single region of the Lotus japonicus ecotype B-129 chromosome 4, LjGifu_v1.2 genome encodes:
- the LOC130710265 gene encoding probable xyloglucan endotransglucosylase/hydrolase protein 23: protein MASKILIGLLFTTFVIAASGNFNQDFEITWGDGRAKILNDGQLLTLSLDKASGSGFRSRNEYLFGKIDMQLKLVPGNSAGTVTAYYLSSADWDTHDEIDFEFLGNLSGDPYILHTNVFTQGKGNREQQFYLWFDPTKDFHTYSVLWNPQSIIFSVDGTPIRQFNNLESKGVAFPKKQAMRIFSSLWNADDWATRGGLVKTDWSQAPFTASYKSFNAQACVWTSSGSSCSSNQDSWMKESLDSTGQARIQWVQKNYMIYNYCTDTKRFPQGFPPECSIA, encoded by the exons ATGGCAAGTAAGATACTCATTGGCCTTCTTTTCACAACCTTTGTGATAGCTGCCTCTGGTAACTTCAACCAAgactttgagataacatggggTGATGGTCGTGCCAAAATCCTCAACGATGGACAGCTTCTCACCCTGTCCCTAGACAAGGCCTCTGGCTCTGGATTTCGATCCAGAAACGAGTACTTGTTCGGAAAAATTGACATGCAACTTAAGCTCGTACCCGGTAACTCCGCAGGCACCGTTACAGCCTATTAT CTATCTTCTGCTGATTGGGACACCCACGATGAAATAGATTTTGAATTTCTGGGAAACTTAAGTGGTGATCCTTATATTCTTCATACAAATGTATTCACACAAGGGAAGGGAAACAGAGAACAGCAGTTCTACCTGTGGTTCGACCCCACCAAGGATTTTCACACATATTCCGTTCTTTGGAATCCTCAGAGCATCAT ATTCTCTGTGGATGGGACACCCATAAGGCAGTTTAATAATTTGGAATCAAAAGGAGTGGCTTTTCCTAAAAAACAAGCCATGAGGATATTTTCTAGCCTTTGGAATGCTGATGATTGGGCCACAAGGGGAGGTTTGGTGAAGACAGATTGGAGTCAAGCCCCATTCACTGCCTCATATAAAAGTTTCAATGCCCAAGCTTGTGTTTGGACTTCTTCTGGCTCATCTTGCTCTTCCAACCAAGATTCATGGATGAAAGAGTCACTTGATTCAACAGGGCAAGCTAGGATTCAATGGGTGCAGAAGAACTACATGATTTATAACTACTGCACTGATACTAAGCGCTTCCCACAAGGCTTCCCTCCTGAATGCTCAATTGCATga
- the LOC130710264 gene encoding uncharacterized protein LOC130710264, which yields MKTFTASELVPTTVFSTRRHFPGNAAIELHTTAAPPPRRRNWVARARATPRKPPPIPISTNIDDNSIWWRWISRLISIYLLSLNLVAAASDYQSPSTYSCEDIANYYSPLKNSRLRGEAFKRKLNTIIAPHHSLSYQQVWDALKVLDAADVDKPEASLGIVEIYSLRVVPKELSGKPQGWNREHLWPRSYGLANGPSLTDLHNIRPADVNVNSSRGNKYYGECVTSSTKCLRPANKEAALDTETDKKRWAPPIQVRGDIARALMYMAVCYGFPQPGGSLGLHLSDTPNAENREMGLLSTLLKWNEADPPSREEKLRNERICKYYQHNRNPFVDHPEYADLIWKQAVSRWAPFNDNNN from the exons ATGAAGACGTTCACAGCAAGTGAGCTTGTGCCAACCACGGTGTTTTCAACCCGCCGGCACTTCCCCGGAAATGCAGCAATCGAACTTCACACAACCGCAgcaccaccaccgcgccggcgcAATTGGGTTGCTCGTGCTCGTGCAACCCCTCGAAAACCGCCGCCGATTCCAATTTCCACCAACATCGACGACAACAG TATCTGGTGGAGATGGATTTCTAGACTCATCTCCATTTACTTGTTATCTCTCAATCTGGTTGCTGCAGCTTCTGATTATCAATCTCCTTCTACTTATTCCTGTGAGGACATTGCCAACTACTATTCCCCTTTGAAGAATTCAAGGTTAAGAGGTGAAGCATTCAAGAGAAAATTGAACACCATCATTGCCCCTCATCATTCCTTGTCCTACCAACAGGTTTGGGATGCCCTCAAGGTTCTTGATGCTGCTGATGTTGATAAACCAGAAGCTTCATTGGGAAT AGTTGAGATATACTCCTTAAGAGTTGTTCCCAAAGAGCTATCAGGAAAGCCACAGGGATGGAATA GGGAGCATCTATGGCCTCGTTCCTATGGGCTGGCTAATGGTCCATCTTTGACTGATTTACACAACATTCGCCCGGCTGACGTAAATG TCAATTCATCAAGGGGAAACAAGTACTATGGTGAATGCGTAACTAGCTCGACCAAATGTTTGAGGCCGGCCAACAAAGAGGCTGCTTTGGATACTGAAACAGACAAGAAGAGGTGGGCACCACCTATTCAG GTCAGAGGGGATATTGCAAGGGCATTGATGTACATGGCAGTCTGCTATGGGTTTCCACAACCAGGAGGAAGTCTTGGTCTGCACCTTTCAGATACTCCAAATGCTG AAAATAGGGAGATGGGGCTGCTTTCCACATTATTAAAATGGAATGAAGCTGATCCACCTTCAAGGGAAGAGAAACTAAGAAATGAAAGAATATGCAAATATTATCAGCATAATCGAAATCCTTTTGTTGATCATCCGGAGTATGCTGATCTTATATGGAAGCAAGCTGTTTCAAGATGGGCTCCttttaatgataataataattag
- the LOC130710248 gene encoding uncharacterized protein LOC130710248, which translates to MEWWHKIRRTWSSLSSRIKLRKPRVRVAGGRGGGADEFGGGCGGIDGGLLKLRDDVQMCGYKDVEIMWNMLSISLQPQLMEEAGRATTKAKRPRRGIKDRSRLFFWTNHSP; encoded by the exons ATGGAATGGTGGCATAAGATCAGAAGAACCTGGTCTTCACTCTCCTCCCGAATCAAGCTTCGCAAACCAA gaGTCCGGGTTGCCGGAGGTAGAGGTGGGGGCGCGGATGAATTTGGAGGCGGTTGCGGCGGGATTGATGGTGGGCTGTTGAAGCTTCGAGACGATGTGCAAATGTGCGGGTACAAGGATGTGGAGATCATGTGGAACATGCTAAGCATAAGCCTTCAGCCACAGCTAATGGAAGAGGCAGGAAGAGCAACCACTAAAGCGAAACGTCCCCGGCGTGGCATCAAGGATAGATCCAGGCTTTTCTTTTGGACTAACCATAGTCCATAA
- the LOC130714622 gene encoding enhanced ethylene response protein 5 → MAYMNMSMGEAHRRITDYLNRFSDAVSSQDGASFKSLFALSSNSPFLLSLADAVALFHDANRLINQSDSYSQFSDILLPLLRSVQNYKQGDFVEAYLAFEKTANAFIQEFRNWESAWALEALYVIVHDIRVLAEKADKELASTGKSPEKLKGAGSFLMKVFGALAGKGSKRVGALYVTCQLFKIYFKLGTVHLCRSVIRSIETARIFDFEEFPKRDKVTYMYYTGRLEVFNENFPSADYKLSYALKHCNPQREANIRLILKHLIPVKLSIGILPNHRLLEKYSLLEYSNIVLALRRGDLRLLRCALQDYEDRFLRSGVYLVLEKLELQVYQRLVKKIYIIQKQKDPSKAHQVKLEVIVKALKWLEIDMDVDEVECIMAILIYKNLMKGYFAHKSKVVVLSKTDPFPKLIGKPVNS, encoded by the exons ATGGCGTACATGAACATGAGCATGGGTGAAGCCCATAGAAGAATCACCGACTACCTCAACCGCTTCTCCGACGCCGTTTCATCTCAAGACGGAGCTTCCTTCAAGTCTCTCTTCGCTCTCTCTTCCAACTCCCCTTTTCTTCTCTCCCTCGCCGACGCCGTCGCGCTCTTCCACGACGCTAACAGGCTCATCAACCAGTCCGATAGCTACTCGCAATTCTCGGATATACTTCTTCCGCTTCTCCGATCTGTCCAGAACTATAAGCAGGGCGATTTCGTTGAAGCGTACCTCGCGTTTGAAAAAACTGCCAA TGCGTTTATACAGGAGTTTCGTAATTGGGAATCTGCTTGGGCTTTGGAAGCTTTGTATGTTATTGTTCATGATATTAGGGTTCTTGCGGAGAAG gcTGATAAAGAATTGGCTTCCACTGGAAAATCCCCTGAGAAGTTGAAAGGAGCTGGCTCCTTCCTTATGAAAGTTTTCGGCGCGCTCGCG GGAAAAGGCTCCAAGCGTGTTGGAGCACTGTATGTAACTTGTCAGTTGTTCAAGATTTACTTCAAG CTCGGTACAGTTCACCTCTGCCGCAGTGTAATAAGAAGCATTGAAACTGCACGCATatttgattttgaggaatttccaaaAAGAGACAAG GTCACTTACATGTACTATACTGGACGTCTCGAAGTTTTCAACGAAAATTTTCCTTCT GCTGATTATAAATTATCGTATGCCTTGAAGCATTGCAACCCACAGCGTGAAGCCAATATAAG GTTGATTCTGAAACATCTAATTCCAGTGAAGCTTTCAATTGGCATATTACCTAACCATAGGCTTTTGGAGAAGTACAGTCTACTTGAG TACAGCAATATTGTACTAGCTCTCAGAAGGGGTGATCTTCGACTTCTTCGGTGTGCGCTTCAAGATTATGAGGACCG GTTCTTGAGATCAGGTGTATATCTTGTCCTGGAAAAGTTAGAACTTCAAGTATACCAGAGATTAGTTAAGAAGAT TTACATTATTCAAAAGCAGAAGGACCCAAGCAAAGCCCACCAGGTGAAGTTGGAGGTTATTGTAAAAGCATTGAAATGGCTTGAAATTGACATGGACGTGGATGAG GTCGAGTGTATAATGGCCATATTGATATATAAGAATCTTATGAAAGGTTACTTTGCCCACAAAAGCAAAGTTGTTGTATTGAGCAAGACCGACCCTTTCCCTAAGCTAATTGGAAAACCTGTCAATTCATAG
- the LOC130715753 gene encoding uncharacterized protein LOC130715753, producing MNEAPPPVPPTGLLKRCKFIWRLLMLSNLALGAFLFARAKRRDSMETHRRTAHKLHKGKTIEVPPEPEPEPVPRSMDINYDDFLVSAATPAEVRARIPEEQQREVFEWMLEEKRKVKPKDPAEKKQIDEEKDILKDFLRAESLPKS from the exons ATGAATGAAGCTCCGCCACCTGTGCCTCCAACCGGCTTGCTCAAACGCTGCAAGTTCATTTGGCGCCTTCTCATGCTCTCTAATCTCGCGCTTGGTG CTTTTCTATTTGCAAGGGCAAAACGGAGAGATTCTATGGAAACTCATAGAAGAACAGCACATAAATTGCACAAGGGAAAAACTATTGAAGTTCCTCCTGAGCCTGAGCCTGAGCCTGTCCCAAGGTCAATGGACATAAATTATGACGATTTCCTTGTCTCTGCCGCAACGCCTGCGGAAGTGCGGGCTCGTATCCCTGAAGAACAACAACGTGAAGTTTTCGAGTGGATGCtggaagagaaaagaaaggtgAAACCTAAGGACCCTGCagagaaaaaacaaattgatgaagaaaaggaCATTCTTAAAGACTTCCTCCGTGCAGAGTCACTTCCAAAGAGTTAA